Proteins found in one Gordonia sp. PDNC005 genomic segment:
- a CDS encoding DUF5319 domain-containing protein: protein MHDQFPGLPPDPFADDPSDPAAALEGLDPGIPLDDGERLAVEEDLADLDVYERLLAPRGVLGLVVVCEDCNEDHYHDWDMLRANLKQLLVDGTVRPHEPAVDPHPEDYVTWDYCRGYADAVFRYNEPRI, encoded by the coding sequence GTGCATGACCAATTCCCCGGACTTCCGCCGGACCCCTTCGCCGACGACCCGAGTGACCCCGCAGCGGCGCTCGAGGGACTCGATCCGGGCATCCCATTGGACGACGGCGAACGTCTCGCCGTCGAAGAGGACCTCGCGGACCTCGACGTGTACGAACGTCTGCTGGCGCCTCGCGGTGTGCTCGGGCTGGTTGTCGTGTGCGAAGACTGCAACGAGGACCACTATCACGACTGGGACATGCTCCGCGCCAACCTGAAGCAGCTCCTGGTAGACGGGACCGTACGGCCGCACGAGCCCGCCGTCGACCCTCACCCTGAGGACTACGTCACGTGGGACTACTGCCGCGGCTACGCCGACGCGGTGTTCCGGTACAACGAACCGCGTATCTGA
- the guaB gene encoding IMP dehydrogenase: MTQVRTGGDDPGKVAMLGLTFDDVLLLPAASEVVPNAVDTSSQLTREITLRVPLVSSAMDTVTEARMAIAMARAGGMGVLHRNLSVEAQAGAVETVKRSEAGMVTNPVTALPTDTLAEVDAKCARYRISGLPVVNESGDLVGIITNRDMRFEVDQQRAVADVMTKSPLITAQEGVSAEAALGLLRRHKIEKLPIVDGNGKLTGLITVKDFVKTEQHPDATKDADGRLLVGAAVGAGDEAWTRAMALADAGVDVLVVDSAHGHSRGVLDMIGKLKAEIGGRVQLIGGNVATRGGAQALIEAGADAVKVGVGPGSICTTRVVAGVGAPQITAILEACAVAKAAGVPVIADGGLQYSGDVAKALAAGASTAMLGSLLAGTAESPGELILVNGKQFKSYRGMGSLGAMQGRGQGKSYSKDRYFQDDVLAEDKLVPEGIEGRVPFRGPLNQVIHQLTGGLRAAMGYTGSHTIAELQEAQFVQITAAGLKESHPHDITLTAEAPNYTTR, translated from the coding sequence ATGACGCAAGTTCGCACTGGTGGAGATGATCCCGGCAAAGTCGCAATGCTCGGTCTGACTTTCGATGACGTCCTGCTGCTTCCGGCGGCGTCTGAGGTGGTCCCTAATGCGGTCGACACGTCGTCGCAGCTGACCCGCGAGATCACTCTTCGTGTACCGCTGGTCTCCTCCGCGATGGACACCGTCACCGAGGCGCGCATGGCGATCGCGATGGCACGCGCAGGCGGTATGGGCGTGCTGCACCGCAACCTGTCGGTGGAGGCGCAGGCTGGAGCCGTCGAGACCGTCAAGCGGTCCGAAGCCGGCATGGTGACGAACCCGGTCACGGCACTGCCGACCGACACTCTCGCCGAGGTGGACGCCAAATGTGCGCGCTACCGAATCTCGGGTCTCCCCGTCGTGAACGAGTCGGGCGATCTGGTCGGCATCATCACCAACCGTGACATGCGGTTCGAGGTGGACCAGCAGCGCGCCGTCGCCGACGTCATGACGAAGTCGCCGCTGATCACCGCGCAGGAAGGTGTGTCCGCCGAGGCGGCACTCGGCCTGCTGCGTCGCCACAAGATCGAGAAGCTTCCGATCGTCGACGGCAACGGCAAGCTCACCGGCCTGATCACGGTCAAGGACTTCGTCAAGACCGAACAGCATCCCGACGCCACCAAGGACGCGGACGGTCGTCTGCTCGTCGGTGCGGCCGTAGGTGCGGGCGATGAGGCGTGGACTCGCGCGATGGCTCTTGCCGACGCCGGCGTCGACGTGCTCGTCGTCGACAGCGCACACGGCCATTCGCGCGGTGTGCTCGACATGATCGGCAAGCTCAAGGCGGAGATCGGCGGCCGTGTGCAGCTGATCGGCGGCAACGTCGCCACCCGCGGCGGTGCGCAGGCGCTCATCGAGGCCGGCGCAGACGCGGTCAAGGTCGGTGTCGGGCCGGGCTCGATCTGCACCACGCGTGTGGTCGCGGGCGTCGGAGCACCGCAGATCACCGCGATCCTCGAAGCGTGCGCCGTCGCGAAGGCCGCCGGTGTCCCGGTGATCGCCGACGGTGGACTCCAGTACTCGGGTGACGTCGCGAAGGCGCTGGCCGCCGGTGCCTCGACCGCGATGCTCGGTTCGCTCCTCGCCGGAACGGCTGAGTCGCCGGGTGAACTGATCCTCGTGAACGGCAAGCAGTTCAAGAGCTACCGCGGCATGGGTTCGCTCGGCGCGATGCAGGGACGCGGCCAGGGCAAGTCGTACTCCAAGGATCGCTACTTCCAGGACGACGTCCTCGCCGAGGACAAGCTCGTCCCCGAGGGCATCGAGGGGCGGGTGCCGTTCCGCGGTCCGCTCAACCAGGTGATCCACCAGCTGACCGGCGGCCTTCGTGCGGCGATGGGCTACACCGGTTCGCACACGATCGCCGAGCTGCAGGAAGCTCAGTTCGTGCAGATCACCGCGGCCGGACTCAAGGAGTCGCACCCGCACGACATCACCCTCACGGCCGAAGCGCCGAACTACACCACCCGCTGA